Proteins encoded together in one Puntigrus tetrazona isolate hp1 unplaced genomic scaffold, ASM1883169v1 S000000079, whole genome shotgun sequence window:
- the LOC122332443 gene encoding zinc finger protein 239-like — protein MELVKEEREDCVEKDEETEEQREKRQEGVRNAERSLSRSERRQKPSQEAANSFVCPECGKSFTHKGHFNEHVKIHSGVKPFSCPHCQKSFTCRGHLKRHVRVHTGERPYACAQCGKSFKCATNLKDHRRSHSGERAFACQQCGKNFILASNLKAHLKIHTDERPYVCAVCGKGFLRLGCFNDHQKIHTGERAHMCFECGDTFTRSSALKQHQKTHSGEKLHGCPRCGKSFTHSGALRRHERVHTGERPYPCGACGRRFTQSSDLQNHRKKPCPTMPRSERSSRPDADTSSCLIGSSPRLFKGTLSWVYDLNAAPRERQVSRKKESTPNH, from the exons ATGGAGCTTgttaaagaggagagagaagactGTGTGGAGAAAGATGAAGAAACTGAGGAACAGAGAG AGAAACGTCAGGAGGGCGTAAGAAACGCAGAACGGTCCCTCAGTCGCTCAGAAAGGAGACAGAAACCCTCGCAAGAAGCCGCTAACTCCTTCGTCTGCCCCGAGTGCGGCAAGAGCTTCACACACAAAGGACACTTCAACGAACACGTGAAGATCCACTCCGGAGTCAAGCCCTTCAGCTGCCCTCACTGCCAGAAGAGCTTCACCTGTAGGGGACACCTGAAGCGGCACGTCCGCGTCCACACCGGAGAGCGTCCGTACGCCTGCGCTCAGTGCGGCAAGAGCTTCAAGTGCGCCACCAACCTCAAAGACCACCGGCGCTCGCACTCGGGAGAGCGGGCCTTCGCCTGCCAGCAGTGCGGCAAGAACTTCATCCTGGCCTCCAACCTGAAGGCGCACCTGAAGATCCACACGGACGAGAGGCCCTACGTGTGCGCCGTCTGCGGGAAGGGCTTCCTGCGCCTGGGCTGCTTCAACGATCACCAGAAGATCCACACGGGCGAGCGGGCGCACATGTGCTTCGAGTGCGGGGACACCTTCACCAGGTCCAGCGCTCTGAAGCAGCACCAGAAGACCCACAGCGGAGAGAAGCTCCACGGCTGCCCTCgctgcgggaagagcttcactCACTCGGGAGCGCTCCGGAGACACGAGCGGGTGCACACCGGAGAGAGGCCCTACCCGTGCGGCGCCTGCGGGAGGAGGTTCACTCAGTCCAGCGACCTGCAGAACCACAGGAAGAAGCCCTGTCCCACGATGCCTCGCTCCGAGCGGAGCTCCAGGCCAGATGCGGACACCTCCTCCTGTCTGATAGGGAGCTCGCCGCGCCTCTTTAAAGGGACCCTATCGTGGGTTTATGACCTTAACGCTGCTCCGAGGGAACGACAAGTGTCtcgaaagaaagagtcgactccgaatcactga